In Chitinophaga sp. HK235, a single window of DNA contains:
- a CDS encoding DHA2 family efflux MFS transporter permease subunit yields MKPEATTVEHGLRRVVITLTAMLCAILELLDTTIVNVALNDLQGNLGATLSEVSWVVTAYGIGNVILIPMSSWLSRQFGRRNYFAASILLFTLCSLLCGMATSIPELALFRFFQGIGGGALLATSQTIITESYPVEKRGTANLIFMMSVIVGPAMGPLIGGYIIDHYSWPLIFFINIPLGIIAILLTMQYIRSPHYDHKLPAAKVDWAGILLLTLMVGSLQYVLEKGQEEDWFSNRTITTLSVSAGIAAVLFIWRELTYHHPIVSLKVLKNRNLAAGTLFSFIYGFGSYGSTFIVPLFTQSQLNWPATNAGLLVCLTSLSSLLIFPLTNKLLKAGVKPQYMMSAGMFIFFLNCYMSSKILTPDTSFNVFFYVLIFRYFGLNMILLSISAIAFSSLKTQELSEGAAFTGMTRQLGGSFGIAIITTFIARRNMLHRTNLLSHLSTDAASTSERIHQATRSFQAQGFNEDMAAGHAYKLLDMVVSKQATLLSYMDVYIVIGFLFLSCVPFVLFLKTRKTLPVADIH; encoded by the coding sequence CACCGCCATGTTGTGCGCCATACTGGAATTACTGGACACCACCATCGTAAATGTAGCACTCAACGATCTGCAGGGCAATCTGGGCGCCACTTTATCAGAGGTCAGCTGGGTAGTAACTGCTTATGGTATCGGCAATGTGATATTGATTCCAATGAGCAGCTGGCTTTCCCGGCAGTTTGGACGGCGTAATTATTTCGCGGCATCCATCCTCCTATTCACACTGTGTTCCCTGCTGTGCGGTATGGCCACCAGTATTCCCGAACTGGCCTTATTCCGATTCTTCCAGGGCATCGGCGGCGGCGCCCTGCTGGCCACTTCCCAAACCATCATCACCGAATCATATCCCGTAGAAAAGAGAGGCACCGCCAACCTTATCTTTATGATGAGCGTAATCGTAGGCCCTGCAATGGGGCCACTAATCGGCGGATATATCATCGATCACTACAGCTGGCCACTGATCTTTTTTATTAATATTCCGCTGGGCATCATTGCAATCCTGCTAACAATGCAATATATACGTTCGCCTCATTACGATCATAAACTGCCAGCAGCAAAAGTAGACTGGGCCGGCATTCTGCTACTGACCCTGATGGTGGGGTCTTTACAGTATGTGCTGGAAAAAGGACAGGAAGAAGACTGGTTCAGCAACCGTACTATTACCACCCTGTCTGTTAGTGCCGGCATTGCAGCTGTCCTGTTCATCTGGCGGGAACTTACCTACCATCATCCGATAGTATCCCTGAAAGTGTTGAAAAACAGGAATCTGGCAGCAGGCACGCTATTTTCCTTTATCTATGGTTTCGGATCGTATGGGTCTACCTTTATTGTTCCCTTATTTACCCAGTCGCAGTTAAACTGGCCGGCTACCAATGCCGGACTGCTCGTTTGCCTCACTTCACTTTCCAGTCTGCTGATTTTTCCACTGACCAACAAACTTCTCAAAGCAGGTGTAAAACCGCAGTATATGATGAGTGCGGGCATGTTTATCTTTTTTCTGAACTGCTATATGAGTTCTAAAATACTAACGCCGGACACCAGCTTCAACGTATTTTTCTATGTGTTGATATTCCGGTATTTCGGGCTTAATATGATCCTGTTATCTATCAGCGCGATTGCCTTCTCTTCCCTCAAAACCCAGGAACTATCAGAAGGAGCGGCCTTTACCGGTATGACCAGGCAACTGGGAGGCTCCTTTGGCATCGCTATCATCACTACGTTTATTGCCCGAAGAAATATGCTGCACCGCACCAACCTGTTGTCTCATCTCAGCACCGATGCAGCCAGCACCTCCGAGCGCATACATCAGGCAACACGGTCTTTTCAGGCACAGGGCTTCAATGAAGACATGGCCGCCGGACACGCCTATAAACTGCTGGACATGGTAGTCAGCAAACAGGCCACGCTGCTATCCTACATGGACGTATACATCGTGATCGGATTTCTTTTTTTAAGCTGTGTGCCTTTCGTCTTATTTCTGAAAACCAGAAAAACCTTACCCGTAGCCGATATCCACTAA
- a CDS encoding HlyD family secretion protein, producing the protein MEEKTKKPKIVIPVLLLVLAAAGIFIGINRYQYYSSHEETDDAQIDGDLSMVVSRAGGYIDSIYFEDNQRVTKDQLLITLEDREYRLKLDQALAAHKVAGSRIDVSATQIETSQAASSGYKAQADAARARLWQAEQDFARYAALVTSGSVPKQQYDKAKTERDAAAANYAAANDQYNTALLQINNNRSQLQVTHTAVSQEAVAVDYARLMLSYAHITAPVSGLVTKRRVQRGQLVQPGQTLFSVVDENNLYVTANFKETQLAHIQSGQPVKIRVDAYPDMHLEGTVHNFAATTGARTALLPPDNATGNFVKVVQRVPVKILLHGPASALRLLRPGMNVEVIVTTR; encoded by the coding sequence ATGGAAGAAAAAACAAAAAAGCCTAAAATAGTGATACCCGTCCTGCTATTGGTACTGGCAGCAGCTGGTATCTTTATCGGCATCAACCGCTACCAGTATTACAGCAGCCACGAGGAAACCGATGACGCACAAATTGATGGTGATTTAAGCATGGTAGTATCCCGTGCCGGGGGTTATATAGACTCCATTTATTTTGAAGACAACCAGCGTGTCACGAAAGACCAGCTACTCATCACACTGGAAGACAGAGAATACCGGCTGAAACTGGACCAGGCATTAGCTGCGCACAAAGTGGCCGGTTCACGCATTGATGTTTCCGCCACACAGATAGAAACATCCCAGGCAGCATCATCGGGTTACAAAGCCCAGGCTGATGCCGCCAGGGCCCGGCTCTGGCAGGCCGAACAGGACTTTGCCCGTTACGCCGCACTAGTTACCAGCGGCTCCGTTCCCAAACAGCAATATGATAAGGCAAAGACAGAACGCGACGCCGCTGCTGCCAACTATGCAGCTGCCAACGACCAATACAATACCGCCTTGTTACAGATCAATAACAACCGTTCACAGTTGCAGGTGACACATACTGCTGTCAGCCAGGAAGCAGTAGCAGTGGATTATGCCCGGCTGATGCTGTCATACGCCCATATAACCGCACCGGTATCGGGGTTGGTCACCAAGAGAAGGGTACAGCGTGGACAGCTTGTACAACCCGGACAGACACTGTTCTCCGTGGTAGATGAAAACAATCTGTATGTAACCGCTAATTTCAAGGAAACACAGCTGGCCCATATACAGTCCGGCCAGCCGGTGAAGATCAGGGTTGATGCCTATCCCGATATGCACCTGGAAGGCACCGTTCACAATTTTGCAGCCACCACCGGAGCCCGGACAGCGCTGTTGCCGCCAGATAACGCCACCGGCAACTTCGTCAAGGTAGTGCAGCGGGTCCCGGTAAAGATACTATTGCA
- a CDS encoding TolC family protein has protein sequence MIERKKWHILFCTILITWWPSKHYGQQRPLSLTDAISLGIAHSQVLRLDKARTEETMSRYLQAKDASLPTGNINASFSHMEVPADRIQLGNLNWALGKRGETYTAHAGIRETIYSGNQLRYARKSALLLTQLATLDLERHTSEVVYTIAEIYHDLYKVNSSIKVAKQNLSAIDSLIKQANDLYEHGIVTKNDVLRFRLQHSEVAITSSNLESERQVLQYNLNILLGLPENTIIEPAATLPPDNAGTSLEQFLEDAFRLRQELKQSAVQSALDDTHIRSIRAEQLPTLHGSLTADYIHGGAAFIPPAGTYLTPVSIGATAAWNFSSLWYNKHKIATAKIQQQQTTIQRDVIKEAISREVSTCYQRYRQALRNIQLLQTAIDQASENNRIQTDRYKNNITSVTDLIDADSRLYQTLTNMEIARSDASLLWFRLSKAIGNLSTSH, from the coding sequence ATGATCGAAAGAAAAAAATGGCATATACTGTTTTGTACCATCCTGATCACCTGGTGGCCATCAAAACATTACGGGCAACAACGCCCGCTCAGCCTTACTGATGCCATCAGTCTGGGAATAGCCCACAGCCAGGTACTCCGGCTGGACAAAGCCAGGACCGAAGAAACCATGAGCCGATATTTACAGGCCAAAGATGCCAGCCTGCCTACCGGAAACATCAACGCCTCCTTCAGTCATATGGAAGTACCGGCAGACCGTATCCAATTAGGGAATCTCAACTGGGCATTGGGCAAACGGGGCGAAACCTACACCGCCCATGCCGGTATCCGGGAAACGATCTATAGCGGCAACCAGCTCCGATATGCCCGTAAATCAGCACTGCTGCTCACCCAACTCGCGACATTGGACCTGGAGCGGCATACCAGCGAAGTAGTGTATACCATCGCAGAAATATATCACGATCTCTACAAGGTAAACAGCAGTATAAAAGTGGCGAAGCAAAACCTGAGCGCCATCGACAGTCTTATTAAACAGGCCAACGATCTGTACGAACATGGTATCGTGACTAAAAATGATGTGCTCCGTTTCAGGCTACAGCATTCGGAAGTAGCCATCACCTCCTCCAACCTTGAATCAGAACGGCAGGTGCTGCAATACAATCTGAACATATTACTGGGGCTCCCGGAAAATACAATCATAGAGCCGGCAGCAACCTTACCACCGGATAACGCCGGTACATCGCTGGAACAGTTTCTGGAAGACGCCTTCCGTTTACGGCAGGAACTGAAACAGTCTGCTGTACAATCAGCACTCGACGACACCCATATTCGCAGTATCAGAGCAGAACAACTGCCCACCCTCCATGGTAGCCTTACTGCAGATTATATACATGGCGGAGCAGCCTTTATCCCTCCTGCCGGCACCTATCTCACGCCCGTGTCTATTGGAGCCACCGCTGCCTGGAACTTCTCATCCCTATGGTACAACAAGCATAAAATCGCTACCGCCAAAATTCAACAGCAACAAACCACCATTCAACGGGACGTGATCAAAGAAGCCATCAGCCGGGAAGTTAGCACCTGTTATCAGCGCTACAGGCAGGCCTTGCGCAATATACAGCTACTACAGACCGCCATTGATCAGGCTTCCGAGAATAACCGCATACAGACAGACCGTTACAAAAACAACATCACTTCTGTGACAGACCTGATCGATGCCGACAGCCGGTTATACCAGACACTTACCAATATGGAAATAGCGCGTTCAGATGCCAGCCTGTTGTGGTTCAGGTTATCAAAAGCCATCGGTAATTTATCCACATCACACTAA